CGGCTGGTTTTCCCCGCCGCCGCGCTGGCCGCCGTGAGCTTTCTTGAATGAGTCACTGTTTACCCACGCTTCATAGGATTCTTTTGAGTCCCATTTTGTGAACACGATTTCTTTCCCGTCTTCTTTTTCATTATCAAGGAACATGAACTCGAGGCAGCCAGGCACCTGCTTCATGTTTTCAGCACTGCCGCCGAAGCGTTCAATCATTTTTCCTTTCATTTCTTTCGGGATATTAAGTTCATTCATCACAACATACATCCATAATCCCTCCCAGGAAATAGTTTTCTTTTTTCATTATAACGAAACAATCCGGCACACCAAAATTTTTTGGCGCTTTTCATTCACATGATAGGGAAAAATGGGCTATAATAAAAATAGCTTTTCTGCAAAT
This Bacillus marinisedimentorum DNA region includes the following protein-coding sequences:
- a CDS encoding antibiotic biosynthesis monooxygenase family protein, producing the protein MYVVMNELNIPKEMKGKMIERFGGSAENMKQVPGCLEFMFLDNEKEDGKEIVFTKWDSKESYEAWVNSDSFKKAHGGQRGGGENQPSNNELNAYTVAHSTE